CAGCGGCGTACCAGCCGGAGGCAAAGGACGGCAGGCGGCCTGTTGCGGAAGCAACGAAAACGGCGAGCAGCGCAGCGCCGGACAGGCCGAGGAGTACGAGGACGCGTCCGCTCGGCACAGGCAGGGCCCCGGAATAAACGACCTGTTCAGCCCTGGGGCGGCCCTTGGGGTCGCTGCCGGACACGAAATTCACGGCATCGTCAACGCCCGGCCTTCGCGCACGGTCACGAAAGGCTGAAACATGCGCGAACACGTCCTCCCCTCCGTCATCGGGCCTGACAAAACCGAAACCCCGGTCCTCGTTCCAACTGACAATTCTTCCGCTTCGACGCATGTCATTCTTCCTTTCGCAATGTTTCAGCTTCCAACGAAAATAAAGCTAACAATCACACCGTGGCAGCCTGCCCTGGTTCGTCAAAGGCATGGCCTGCGCGCCTCGATTTAAAACACACCGGACACCAAGACCATCTATTGACGTTGTTGGCACACGAGACATCCTCCCGCTATTTACTCTTTGGCTGGCATGTTGGGTTGACGTCGGCCGCTTTCGA
This region of Desulfomicrobium escambiense DSM 10707 genomic DNA includes:
- a CDS encoding cold shock and DUF1294 domain-containing protein, with the protein product MRRSGRIVSWNEDRGFGFVRPDDGGEDVFAHVSAFRDRARRPGVDDAVNFVSGSDPKGRPRAEQVVYSGALPVPSGRVLVLLGLSGAALLAVFVASATGRLPSFASGWYAAASILAFLVYAKDKWAAQGGRWRTQESTLHLLSLAGGWPGALAAQTLLRHKSRKQSFRVVFWWTVVLNCGVLGWMLTERGRLFLRSFMGEYAGMGFMEALLTIIERVS